Proteins found in one Anopheles aquasalis chromosome 3, idAnoAquaMG_Q_19, whole genome shotgun sequence genomic segment:
- the LOC126576916 gene encoding uncharacterized protein LOC126576916 codes for MTSPKSSTTPALAVTNRILRSPSHESFSTDLSLISISVSSMNSEATSVLNRSSCSLLNRTMEEKLGNLLNPKDSKRNRSSTLTERWNESNDLIRNCATLSAALGIHKSFSTTDIYQLPSDQQNLGRLSSSELALTPFQKVGYLFDHSRLEHASRSYSTWVAVGELASTSQLPSPHGGQTSQVPTLTSTCQQQQQQQQSTPSFTVTDLISSVNKKIRQNYIRRRLFTTYRALERLSQSEFNLDRLEAAAFAATNPGPTELIVPSTSMSNASASPVAGKSTSSPAPGEEGGSGGSALRKATGNSIGPTGNATGSRTAHHGPKKHLTFHDIENERGKPLSKYERHMLIFNWLHTIDDTAMEIEN; via the exons ATGACATCGCCGAAGAGCTCCACAACACCGGCACTGGCGGTCACCAACCGTATCCTGCGCTCGCCATCGCACGAGAGCTTTTCCACCGATCTCTCCCTGATATCGATTTCCGTCTCATCGATGAACTCGGAAGCGACGAGCGTGCTGAATCGGTCCAGCTGCAGTCTGTTGAATCGCACCATGGAGGAAAAGCTGGGCAATTTGCTCAATCCCAAGGACAGTAAGCGAAATCG CTCGTCGACGCTCACCGAGCGGTGGAACGAAAGTAACGATCTCATACGTAACTGTGCCACACTGTCGGCCGCGCTCGGTATTCACAAGAGCTTCAGCACGACCGACATCTACCAGCTGCCATCCGATCAGCAGAATCTGGGCCGCCTGTCCTCGTCCGAACTAGCGCTAACACCGTTCCAAAAGGTTGGTTACCTCTTTGATCATTCCCGACTGGAGCACGCGTCGCGCTCCTACTCTACCTGGGTAGCGGTCGGTGAGCTCGCTTCCACTTCGCAGCTTCCCTCACCGCACGGTGGCCAGACGTCGCAAGTACCGACACTGACCAGcacctgccagcagcagcagcagcagcagcagtccactCCTAGCTTCACGGTGACCGATCTGATCAGCTCGGTAAACAAGAAAATCCGTCAGAACTATATCCGGCGACGACTATTTACAACTTACCGCGCTCTCGAGCGGTTATCACAGAGCGAGTTCAACCTGGACCGACTGGAGGCGGCCGCCTTCGCAGCCACCAATCCGGGGCCGACGGAGCTGATCGTTCCATCGACCAGCATGTCGAATGCATCCGCATCGCCAGTAGCCGGTAAGTCCACTAGCTCACCGGCTCCTGGGGAAGAGGGTGGTAGTGGCGGTTCTGCATTGAGAAAAGCGACCGGCAATAGCATCGGACCGACAGGTAATGCAACCGGATCCCGGACAGCGCATCATGGACCGAAGAAGCATCTCACGTTTCACGACATCGAGAACGAGCGCGGTAAACCGCTGTCGAAGTACGAACGGCACATGCTGATCTTCAACTGGCTGCACACCATCGACGACACGGCCATGGAGATCGAAAACTGA